The following coding sequences lie in one Phalacrocorax aristotelis chromosome 2, bGulAri2.1, whole genome shotgun sequence genomic window:
- the LOC142054063 gene encoding elastase-1-like, with product MVFFNHGGFKDSLQDGERSVSPCASRNHFIFQTRFAGCGTGAITASPLRDALKKDDLTGRVIGGHEAHPNDWKWQVSLQIAYAHAPSYYTHICGGTLISSKWVMTAAHCLSMPPGATYRVALGDHSLMNVDGTEYYLDVDEVFIHDGWNPYDIANGYDIALLHLRSSAYANGFVELAALPPAGQILPNDYPCYITGWGVVSVDGSTTDMLQEAMLPVVDHEICSQQDWWGSQVKVTMICAGGDGVKSGCSGDSGGPLSCYRDGRWEVHGIVSFGLVPYCNTYKKPTVFTRVSAYLDWIYATAKNNGGF from the exons ATGGTATTTTTCAACCATGGAGGCTTTAAAGACAGCCTCCAGGATGGAGAGCGATCAGTGTCACCATGTGCGAGTCGCAATCACTTCATCTTTCAGACTCGCTTCGCTGGCTGCGGCACAG GGGCAATCACTGCAAGTCCCCTAAGGGATGCTCTTAAGAAGGATGACCTGACGGGGCGAGTAATTGGAGGCCACGAGGCCCATCCGAACGACTGGAAGTGGCAG GTGTCTCTTCAGATTGCCTATGCTCATGCCCCGTCGTACTACACTCACATCTGCGGTGGAACCCTTATCAGCAGCAAATGGGTCATGACTGCAGCCCATTGCCTCAGCAT GCCACCAGGAGCAACCTATCGAGTGGCTCTGGGTGACCACAGTCTCATGAATGTGGATGGCACCGAGTACTATCTTGATGTGGATGAAGTCTTCATTCATGATGGCTGGAATCCCTATGACATTGCCAATGG CTACGACATTGCCCTGCTGCACCTCAGGTCTTCTGCCTATGCCAATGGGTTCGTTGAGTTGGCAGCACTTCCACCCGCAGGACAAATTTTGCCCAATGACTATCCCTGCTATATTACCGGATGGGGGGTGGTTAGTG TGGATGGCAGCACCACAGACATGCTGCAGGAGGCGATGTTGCCGGTGGTCGACCATGAGATCTGCTCCCAGCAAGACTGGTGGGGGTCTCAAGTAAAAGTCACTATGATCTGTGCAGGTGGAGACGGCGTGAAGTCTGGATGCAGT GGGGACTCTGGGGGCCCTCTCAGCTGCTACAGAGACGGTCGCTGGGAAGTCCACGGGATTGTCAGTTTTGGGCTAGTTCCTTACTGTAACACCTACAAGAAGCCAACAGTCTTCACACGTGTGTCAGCCTACCTGGACTGGATCTACGCT actgCAAAGAATAATGGGGGTTTCTAG